The DNA region GTGCGCCGGCATGGCACGAGGAACGGGGCGACCATGTGCCAGCACGGCGCGAGAAACGGGGCAACCGTGTGCCGGCACGGTGCGAGAAACAGGGCAACCGTGTGCCGGCACGGTGCGAGAAACAGGGCAACCGTGTACCGGCATGGCACGAGAAACAGGGCAACCGTGTGCTGGTGGTGCGAGAAACAGGGCAACCGTGTGCCGGCACGGCGCGAGGAACGGGGCAACCGTGTGCCAGCACGGTGGGCAGTGGCAAAGGCGGGCAGGGACCCCCTGGAGCCTGGGCAGTGGTAgggtgggcagggacaccccagTCCCAGCCCTGGGTGGCACAAGggtgggcagggaccccccaaacctGGGCAGTGGCGAGGGCGGGCAGGGACCCCCTGGTCCCAGCCTTGGGTGGTGCAAGGGAGGGCAAGgacactcccccccccccccccccccccgaacctGGGCGGTGGTAGGgtgggcagggacccccagccctgggcagtgGCGAGGGTGGGCAGGGACCTGCTGGTGCCAGCCTTGGGTGGTGGCAAGGgtgggcagggacccccagccctgggcagtgGTGAGGGTGGgcaaggaccccccccccgaacCTGGGTGGTGGCAAGGGTGGGCAGGGACCCCCTGGTCCCAGCCCTGGGTGGTGGCAAGggtgggcagggaccccccaaacctGGGCAGTGGTGAGGGCGGGGAGGGACCCCCCAGTCCCAGCCCTGGGTGGTGCAAGGGAGGGCAAggaccctcccccccccccgaatcTGGGCGGTGGTAGGgtgggcagggacccccagccctgggcgGTGGCGAGggcgggcagggaccccccggccccagccccagccccagccccggccccggccccccacgCCACAATGGTCGCCACGGCAACCTGCGCGGcgtgcggggctgcgggcagccgggccgggcggtgccgcgggcagagccgggctgggccgggccggggccggggccgctggACGGAGCTCCCCGGGGCCTGGAAAGGTGGGGCGGGGGGTCCTGGCCGGAGGAGCCAGGGCTCGgaccccggggcggggcggggtggggaggCTGCCCTGGGATGAGGGGCTGGCTTTGAGGGCTTTGGGGTGCCCCGgcccccgtgggtgcccccgGCTCCCGTGGATGCCCCGCTCCCGTGGGTGCCCCCGGCCTCTgtgggtgcccccagcccccgtgGGTGCCCCGCTCCCATGGGTGCCCCAGACCCCGTGGGTGCCCCCGGCCCCCATGGGTGTCCTGGCCTCCATGGGTGCCCCGCTCCCGTGGGTGCCCCGGACCCCGTGGGTGCCCCGCTCCCGTGGAGCCCCGCTCCCGTGGGTGCCCCCGGCCTCTgtgggtgcccccagcccccgtgggtgcccccagcccccatgggtgccccagaCCCCGTGGGTGCCCCCGGCCCCCATGGGTGTCCTGGCCTCTGTGGGTGCCCCGCTCCCGTGGGTGCCCCGGACCCCGTGGGTGCCCCCGGACCCCGTGGGTGTCCCGCTCCCGTGGGTACCCCCAGCCCCCGTGGGTGTCCCAGACCCCGTGGGTGTCCTGGACCCTATGGGTGCCCCCCTttgccccccaaaccctggcccggcgagcctggggctgtgcctGTGCAACCGCAGCCTGCCAGGCTGCCAAGGTAGCGGCGCTGCCGGGAACGCAGCCGGCTCTGGCAAGAAGAAAAGGGATATaaaaacagagagggaaaacaagCACACTCACAGCTCTGTCTGTGGGCAAACAAACGGCTCCAGGGAGCCAAATCGCTTGGAAAGCGGGGTAACGTAACCTGCTGTGTGTGCTGTCCCTGTTGTGCTCCATACGGGgatgccaggagctggcactgCTTTGGTttaggggttgggttttttttttttggttgggtggtgtttttgggtgggtttttttttttgtgcaaagaaaaaagtgaaaaaggaaatgcagcttGTTTTTTAAGTTGACAGCtctcttgggggaaaaaaaaaaaaaacaacctgccGTGAATGAGTGAATTAGTAGAAATTGTCGTGCAGCTAGGGGCCAGACATCTGAAAGGTTTACAAACGCTTGAAATTCCTACGAGGAAGTGTTAATAGTTCTGATATGTATTTAGGGAAAATGAGGCtaagaaaaattgctttgtcAACTAGATATCACCATCTAGTTTCTACAAGagataaaagaattaaaatattccagTTAGATACTACAAGAACTTAAATATATAACCAGAAAATTACACAGAATGAGGGAAGTTGTTACTAGCAACACCTGTTGCTGGAGCGCGTCAGCGCAGTCTGACTGGGGCCACAAAACCTTGCTTTCAGAATTCCGCATTTCCTCCTTTTACAAATCAAGCTCGTTCAGCTCGTGAAAGCCACATTCGCCGCGTCAAGCTGGGTTCTCATTACCCTACCACCAGCAACAGGGGCACAGGCCTTGATTTAGCTGATTCCTGTTTATGATACGTAAGCTGCGGGAGCCACAGGTACTTCAGCTAAAGCGTAAGGCAGGAACACTCCCCCCCTTGGCTCTGCAGGCACCgccagccagggcagggcttTGGCAGTAATGAAACAGCCGAGACCAAGCCAGACGCGGTGTCGCAAGGGACCGCTGCCGAAATACCTTCTTACCAGCAAACCGTTACCTGTCCGCAGGTGCTTTACGTGTGCTTCATTCTCTTAACTGCACGTTGCTTATAGACCAGCAGCGTGCGTCTACGAGCGAGTATGTATCATGGGCCAAGGCGATGACGGAAAGTGAAaccaaagaaagggaaagcaatACCTCACGGGCAGGTTATGACATATATTATATGTCAATCCACCACCGTTGAAGGCAGAGGTGCAAGGAGAAACGCTAGCGTTCCTCTTGAAAGCTGTTGTGAGGTGGCACGCAGCGTATTGCATGGTTCCGCCTGCTGCCTACCCGCTCGCTTGGGGGGCAGAGGGTTAATTGGAATCACCACGCTGATTATGTAGCTGTAGGAACTGGCTTAGAAGTTGGGTCTTAAACCTCAACAGCCTGGCAGGttacaaagagagaaagagagacatcTCCAGAGATGtagaagaatggaaagaaattgCTTACAGGAGTACAAAGGCATCTAATTAGAACGAAACAGAAGATAATAAGATAGGGAGAAATTTCGGCAGTGTATCAGAGCCTAGTTCCTGACAGTAAATCTATTAAGCAGACGCAGAGCCTCTCAAGGAGGGGTAGCAGGAGACCAGTTGGTTGGACTGTATCAAAGGTAGACCATACAAAACATTAGAAACCGTACAACTGTAAAGGAAAATTCCTCTGGAACTACATCTCCGCTAACAGTTCTTTCCCATCTATAAATTTCTAAGCTAAGCTTTAATTAGGAGAGGAAAGAAGTGTCACAGCCATGATTATACTCCCTCACAGCCGCTTTTCCTTTGGTTCTTAATGACGTTATCGCTGCTTTCTTACACAGCAACTGAGCTTTGGAATCATGGCTATGATTTTGAATGAGCGTGAAACCAGTTCGGAGAGCAGTGCGCAGGGCGAACAGCCGCCAGACAGCGCCAGCTGGGAGAGGTACTTGGAAAGCAGAAGCCTTGTTCTGCAGTTCCTGCACTCCGACCTGAGCCCCCACCACCTCCAGCACCACCAGGACAAAGTTGAGCTCCTGAAGAAGAGCTCCTTCTACTTGGACATTGAGCCCAAACACGTGTACGTGAGAGACCAGAACCACGTGATGCATCGCACTGACATCTTGCAACTCATCGACCCCTGCCAACTCCAGAGGATGAAGAAGGTGGGAAAAAACCAGACTGAAATCCAGCTGTCGCTTTTAACTGAGCTGTTAGAACAGCTGGGGCGAGGTCgggaggagctgagctgctACGTGGAGACCTTTGACATGATAACTTTCCTCTCCCAGTGGGACTTGATTATGCAGAGAATGTCCAAGCTCTCCGAGTTTATGCAAACTCTCCTTTCCTTGCAAGTGCCAGGAAAGCTCCACGTCAAGCACCGTTTGGTGTCACATGCAGATCTCAGAGGCACTAGACTCCCCAACATTAGGCTTTCCCTCTGTACAAAGATGCCGCTGATTTTTGATCGAAGAGAATCATTTGCACAGAAGGACTGGGCCCAGCTCAAGTGGTTTACCGAAAATCAAGAGTCACACCTTGAGCAGTATGAACTGCACATCACCTTACTGACAAACGGGAGTCAGACGGAAGCGGGGTACGGTAGGCTGCAGAACGTCACCTCCAACACGTGCGTAGTGCAGGGCCTGCAGCCGGGCAGATCATACGAATTCACAATTAGAAGAACGCACACTCACACAGTCGTCTTTAACAAATGGCACGACAGCATTATATTGAAGACAAAAACTGACGCTATTGAAGACGTGGACAGCAGCTCTTGTGCACCAGAACCATGAGGTGGCACACAAGAAcgtttttctcattttatccCTTTGAGAAagatgaatgagaaaaattaaaggtaaaccttatttttaaacattttgcgTAAACCTGAACTCATTCTGTTTTCAACGACCATTTTACAAGCGCCTTCCCCAAGTCTTTCCCGGTTAACAGTAACCCATTCCAAATTTCCCCCACAAAACAACATCCTTGGGCAGATTCGGGACTCAGCGCTCCCTCCCAGAACTCACAGGTGGGAGCAGCTAGAAGCAGGGAATCTCGCAGGACACGGCGGCTGCAAAGCACGGGAGACAGAAGCATCTCCATCCTTCCAGCCACCGAAAGATGCCCAGCGCCAGCTTCTTGCAGTGAcgttggtttggtttttttgccccaagttatttttttcccccgtgTCCTCCTCCCAAACACCTGACTGAATCCTAAGCTCTCCAAATCACTCACCCTAACTTACCTCCATCTCTGGCTCCTCGCACCCTCGACACCCTGCGCCTTATAGGTACCTAAGCATGATTTCATGCTCACCCCTCTGCAGTGTGTGAAAAGATCACtgcgattaaaaaaaaaaaccaaacccaaaacaacccaacaaaaaaaaaaaccaaccccaagcAGCCCCCCACGGCTCCACAACAAACAGGGAAGGCTAATACAGCCATACGATCAGTATATAGAAACCAATCTTTTCTGCCATGGACTGCAGTTAatgctcattttcctttttaccatTTGGTTCAGTCCAAATATAGCTGTCCTCACACAGGTTCTAGTCAAAGCACATCACATCAATGGACCTTTTCataataaaatttattatttaaataaattcaaataatttttacaatTATGGCTTAAATATCAAAAAAGGAATGTTGAGGTTCATTCTTATAAACAGTAGAAGCaggtaaaaatatttgtatccAAAACATCTTTTGAGGTTTGCTGCAAGTCACAGACATACAAAAGATAAAAACCTGCCACATTTAAAGTTCCTTAATTTACACTTCATGACacttaacatttcatttctatttttaaaaaacccaacaatttaTTGCAGTAAATTGATTGTCCTACACAGATCTGTCCAAATCCTCAAAAACAGTCCCGTGGGCTTCTCCTTTGCCAGCTGGAGCCAAGGAGAGGTTTCCTAGTCCTGGACTTGCGGAATTTCACAGCCAGTCCCAGCAGGATGCAGGGCGACGGCTGCAACCGCACGGGCCGTCACCGGCTGACGCCTGGCACGCCGCTTGCTGCGTGCGCAGGTTCCCGTTGCTCAGCCTGGGCTCAAACTCCAGCTAGGGCTGAGGAAATGAAGTTATCCTGTTGGATGAACCGACATTTGTGTCCTGCAACAGCGTTCTTTTGTCTGCGAGCTGTGGAAAATGTAGAGCCTGCGATCAGACAGACACCCTGCGCACCAGGCTGCCAGTGGTTTCTTACTGGAATTACCAAAGCTTTGGCCGTTCTGGTCTTTTGTAAGTATTTTAGGAATATGTGCTTGAACATAAAAttctttcaaaaggaaattcaaAGCTCTGTGTGCAAACGAAACCAGACTACTTTGAACCTTTTTCCTCTATTGATTTCTATGAGTCTATCCACGAGCGTAAGGACAAGAACACGATATTCAGCTGTCACTAACAGTCTATAAAAAGTTTAATTGCACTTTCTGCTATCCCTGACTATTGCAGCTGCATGACCAACTCTGCAGGTTCCTGCTCACAGCCCAAACAGCCCAAAAGTCCAGCCTGGTTGTTTACTGCTGTTTGGGTGGTCTCGGGCAGCGTTTCCTAAACACCAGTTACAAAATGCATCTtcggggggcggaggggggagTATATTGTCTTGCAACACAGAGGTGACCAAGCAAAGCATTTCAGTCTAGGCTCTACTCCAAGGAGTAGcagtaaacattttttccccactgaggGCAAAGGGAGTTGCTTTGTAAGGTCTTTTCCTTCATCTACACAAACACATGGCCAAACCTCACACAAGAGCACTGGACTGAGCCCCTACGCTTGGGGTAAGTCTCCTCG from Pelecanus crispus isolate bPelCri1 chromosome 14, bPelCri1.pri, whole genome shotgun sequence includes:
- the FNDC11 gene encoding fibronectin type III domain-containing protein 11, whose protein sequence is MTESETKERESNTSRQLSFGIMAMILNERETSSESSAQGEQPPDSASWERYLESRSLVLQFLHSDLSPHHLQHHQDKVELLKKSSFYLDIEPKHVYVRDQNHVMHRTDILQLIDPCQLQRMKKVGKNQTEIQLSLLTELLEQLGRGREELSCYVETFDMITFLSQWDLIMQRMSKLSEFMQTLLSLQVPGKLHVKHRLVSHADLRGTRLPNIRLSLCTKMPLIFDRRESFAQKDWAQLKWFTENQESHLEQYELHITLLTNGSQTEAGYGRLQNVTSNTCVVQGLQPGRSYEFTIRRTHTHTVVFNKWHDSIILKTKTDAIEDVDSSSCAPEP